The following are encoded together in the Streptococcus oralis genome:
- a CDS encoding bleomycin resistance protein, with translation MDYQAVIPEFVVSDLEKSRHFYCDLLGFSVEYERPEEKFLFLSLEDCQLMLEEGSTEELAQLTYPFGRGVNISFGVEDVPQLHQKLLEADYPIYRPLTKRTFRVGDHYIYPHEFAVLDPDGYFLRFSE, from the coding sequence ATGGACTATCAAGCTGTCATTCCTGAATTTGTAGTATCTGACCTCGAAAAGTCACGCCACTTCTACTGCGACTTGCTGGGATTTTCTGTCGAATACGAGCGTCCAGAGGAGAAATTTCTCTTCCTCTCGCTTGAAGACTGCCAACTTATGCTAGAAGAAGGCAGCACAGAAGAATTAGCCCAACTAACCTATCCTTTCGGGCGCGGTGTCAATATTTCCTTTGGCGTTGAAGATGTCCCTCAGCTCCACCAAAAACTGCTGGAAGCTGACTATCCTATTTATCGTCCTTTGACTAAGAGAACATTTCGTGTTGGGGATCACTACATCTATCCTCACGAATTTGCAGTCTTGGATCCTGATGGTTATTTTTTAAGATTTAGCGAATAG
- a CDS encoding exodeoxyribonuclease III: protein MKLISWNIDSLNAALTSDSARAKLSQEVLQTLVAENADIIAIQETKLSAKGPTKKHLEVLEELFPGYENTWRSSQEPARKGYTGTMFLYKKELTPAISFPEIGAPSTMDLEGRIITLEFDTFFVTQVYTPNAGDGLKRLEERQVWDVKYAEYLAQLDKEKPVLATGDYNVAHKEIDLANPASNRRSPGFTDEERAGFTNLLATGFTDTFRHIHGDVPERYTWWAQRSKTSKINNTGWRIDYWLTSNRVADKVTKSDMIDSGARQDHTPIVLEIEL from the coding sequence ATGAAACTCATATCATGGAATATCGATTCCCTCAATGCAGCCCTAACGAGCGACTCAGCTCGTGCAAAATTGTCCCAAGAAGTCCTACAAACCTTGGTAGCCGAAAATGCTGATATTATCGCTATCCAGGAAACCAAGCTTTCTGCCAAGGGCCCTACAAAGAAACACCTAGAAGTACTTGAAGAACTCTTCCCAGGCTATGAAAACACTTGGCGTTCCTCCCAAGAACCTGCTCGCAAAGGCTACACTGGAACCATGTTCCTCTATAAGAAAGAACTCACACCAGCGATTAGCTTCCCAGAAATCGGTGCCCCTTCTACCATGGACTTGGAAGGCCGCATCATCACCTTGGAATTTGATACATTTTTCGTAACCCAAGTATACACACCAAACGCTGGTGATGGGCTCAAACGCTTGGAAGAACGCCAAGTCTGGGACGTCAAATACGCTGAGTATTTGGCGCAACTAGACAAAGAAAAACCAGTCCTTGCGACTGGAGACTACAACGTAGCTCACAAGGAAATCGACCTTGCAAATCCTGCCAGCAACCGCCGTTCACCTGGTTTTACAGACGAGGAACGTGCTGGGTTTACCAACCTTTTGGCAACTGGATTTACTGACACCTTCCGCCACATTCACGGTGATGTCCCAGAGCGCTATACTTGGTGGGCACAACGCAGCAAGACTTCTAAAATCAACAATACAGGCTGGAGAATCGACTACTGGCTCACCAGCAATCGCGTGGCTGACAAGGTAACCAAGTCTGACATGATTGACTCGGGTGCGCGTCAAGACCATACGCCGATTGTATTGGAAATTGAACTCTAA
- a CDS encoding DUF3290 family protein — protein MKFYSYDYVLSQISQQNGIMLGLGIVLLAVTGFLAFKAYHDKKGTKFRELVMISALTLLALLLVSITTYQNNQVSNNKFQASLHFIELVSKELGVDKSEVYVNTSADTDGALIKVGDRYYRALNGSEPDKYLLEKVELYKTDAIELVEVNK, from the coding sequence ATGAAATTCTATTCTTATGACTATGTCCTCAGCCAAATTAGTCAGCAAAATGGCATCATGCTTGGTTTAGGGATTGTCCTATTAGCTGTGACAGGATTTTTAGCTTTCAAGGCTTATCATGATAAAAAGGGGACCAAATTTCGTGAGTTGGTCATGATTTCAGCTTTGACCTTATTAGCTCTCCTTTTGGTCAGCATCACAACTTATCAAAACAATCAAGTATCTAATAATAAATTTCAAGCTTCACTTCATTTCATCGAGCTTGTTTCCAAAGAATTGGGGGTAGACAAGTCAGAGGTCTATGTCAATACCTCTGCGGACACTGATGGCGCACTTATCAAGGTCGGAGATCGCTATTACCGTGCCTTGAACGGAAGTGAGCCAGACAAGTACCTGCTAGAGAAAGTCGAATTGTATAAAACAGATGCAATTGAACTGGTGGAGGTGAACAAATGA
- a CDS encoding DUF421 domain-containing protein, whose amino-acid sequence MTLNYIEILIKLALGLFSLVFVINVTGKGNLAPNSAIDQIQNYVLGGIIGGVIYNSAISILQYAVILIMWTILVLTLKWLNNNVHFVKRLIDGKPTLLIKNGKIDPEACRSVGLSAADVALKLRSQGIFQMKQVKRAMQEQNGQLIVVQMGDENPKYPVVTDGVIQVEILETIGRSEEWLLDNLSKQGYDNVANIFIAEYDKGVVSVVTYE is encoded by the coding sequence ATGACACTCAATTATATCGAAATTTTAATCAAACTAGCCTTGGGTCTCTTTTCTCTGGTTTTTGTAATCAATGTGACAGGAAAGGGCAACCTAGCGCCTAACTCAGCAATAGATCAAATTCAGAACTATGTACTCGGGGGTATTATCGGCGGGGTGATTTACAATAGCGCCATCAGTATCCTTCAGTATGCAGTTATCCTGATTATGTGGACCATTCTGGTCTTGACTCTCAAATGGCTCAACAATAATGTTCACTTTGTGAAACGTTTGATTGATGGGAAGCCAACCCTGCTCATCAAAAATGGGAAGATTGATCCAGAAGCCTGCCGTTCGGTTGGTTTATCAGCAGCGGATGTAGCTCTTAAGCTCCGTAGCCAGGGAATTTTCCAAATGAAACAAGTCAAACGTGCTATGCAGGAGCAAAACGGTCAACTCATCGTAGTCCAAATGGGAGACGAGAATCCCAAGTATCCTGTTGTCACAGACGGTGTGATCCAAGTTGAAATTTTGGAGACCATTGGTCGGAGCGAAGAATGGCTGCTTGATAACCTCAGCAAACAAGGGTATGACAATGTGGCCAATATCTTTATCGCTGAGTACGACAAGGGTGTCGTCTCAGTCGTAACCTATGAATAA
- a CDS encoding ABC transporter ATP-binding protein, translated as MSIIQKLWWFFKLEKRRYLVGIVALILVSVLNLIPPMVMGRVIDAITSGQLTHQDLLLNLFYLLLAAFGMYYLRYVWRMYILGTSYRLGQIMRSRLFEHFTKMSPAFYQTYRTGDLMAHATNDINALTRLAGGGVMSAVDASITALVTLMTMLFSISWQMTLVAILPLPFMAYATSRLGRKTHKAFGESQAAFSELNNKVQESVSGIKVTKSFGYQSDELASFQEVNELTFQKNLQTMKYDSLFDPMVLLFVGSSYVLTLLVGSLMVQEGQITVGNLVTFISYLDMLVWPLMAIGFLFNITQRGKVSYQRIEDLLSQESPIKDPECPLDSIENGRLEYAIDSFAFENEETLTDVHFSLEKGQTLGLVGQTGSGKTSLINLLLREYDVDKGAIYLNGHDIRDYRLTDLRSLMGYVPQDQFLFATSILDNIRFGNPNFLLSAVEEATKLAQVYQDIVDMPQGFDTVIGEKGVSLSGGQKQRLAMSRAMILDPDILILDDSLSAVDAKTEYAIIDNLKETRKDKTTIITAHRLSAVVHADLILVLQNGQIIERGTHDDLLALDGWYAQTYQSQQLEMKGEEDAE; from the coding sequence ATGTCCATTATTCAAAAACTCTGGTGGTTTTTCAAGTTGGAAAAGCGCCGTTATTTAGTCGGGATTGTGGCCTTGATCTTGGTTTCCGTCCTCAATCTCATTCCTCCTATGGTTATGGGGCGGGTGATTGATGCCATTACGTCGGGACAATTAACCCATCAGGACCTCCTTCTTAATCTATTTTATCTACTGCTGGCAGCCTTTGGGATGTACTATCTGCGCTATGTTTGGCGCATGTATATCCTTGGAACTTCCTACCGTCTGGGGCAGATTATGCGCTCTCGCTTGTTTGAGCATTTTACTAAAATGTCTCCAGCCTTTTATCAGACCTATCGGACGGGGGACTTGATGGCACACGCCACCAATGATATCAATGCCTTAACTCGTCTCGCAGGTGGAGGAGTCATGTCAGCAGTGGATGCTTCCATCACGGCGCTAGTAACCTTGATGACCATGCTTTTTAGCATCTCATGGCAAATGACCTTGGTTGCCATTCTACCCCTGCCTTTCATGGCCTATGCGACTAGTCGTCTAGGGAGAAAGACTCACAAGGCTTTTGGCGAATCACAGGCTGCCTTTTCCGAACTCAATAACAAGGTGCAGGAGTCTGTATCGGGTATTAAAGTGACCAAGTCTTTCGGTTATCAGTCTGATGAATTGGCATCTTTTCAGGAAGTAAATGAATTGACCTTCCAGAAGAATCTCCAAACCATGAAATACGACAGTCTCTTTGACCCCATGGTTCTCTTGTTTGTTGGTTCATCCTATGTTTTAACGCTCTTAGTCGGTTCCTTGATGGTTCAGGAGGGGCAAATCACGGTTGGAAATCTGGTTACCTTTATCAGTTATTTGGATATGTTGGTCTGGCCTCTTATGGCTATTGGTTTCCTCTTTAATATTACTCAGCGAGGAAAGGTTTCTTATCAGCGGATTGAGGATCTTTTATCTCAGGAATCACCTATAAAAGATCCTGAATGTCCTCTGGACAGTATCGAAAATGGACGTTTGGAGTACGCCATTGACAGCTTTGCCTTTGAAAATGAGGAGACACTGACGGATGTTCACTTTAGTCTGGAAAAAGGGCAAACCCTAGGCTTAGTCGGGCAGACAGGCTCTGGGAAAACGTCCTTGATTAACCTTCTCTTGCGAGAATACGATGTGGATAAGGGAGCTATTTATCTAAACGGTCATGATATTCGGGACTATCGTCTGACAGACCTTCGCAGTCTCATGGGCTATGTCCCTCAGGATCAGTTTCTCTTTGCGACCTCTATCTTAGACAATATCCGCTTCGGCAATCCTAACTTCCTCCTTTCAGCAGTTGAGGAAGCGACCAAGCTAGCACAAGTTTACCAAGATATTGTAGACATGCCTCAGGGATTTGATACAGTTATCGGTGAAAAGGGAGTCAGTCTCTCAGGTGGGCAAAAGCAGCGTCTGGCTATGAGTCGGGCGATGATTCTAGACCCTGATATCTTGATTTTAGATGATTCCCTGTCCGCAGTGGATGCCAAAACTGAGTATGCGATCATCGACAATCTCAAGGAGACGAGGAAGGATAAGACAACCATTATTACAGCCCATCGTCTCAGTGCGGTTGTCCATGCAGATTTGATTTTAGTCCTGCAAAATGGCCAAATCATTGAACGGGGCACGCACGATGACTTGCTAGCTCTGGATGGCTGGTATGCCCAAACCTACCAGTCTCAGCAATTGGAAATGAAAGGAGAAGAAGATGCAGAATAA
- a CDS encoding ABC transporter ATP-binding protein, whose protein sequence is MQNKKEQWAVLKRLMSYLKPYGLLTFLALSFLLATTVIKSVIPLVASHFIDQYLSNLNQIAVAVLLVYYGLYLLQTLVQYVGNLLFARVSYSIVRDIRRDAFANMEKLGMSYFDKTPAGSIVSRLTNDTETISDMFSGILSSFISAVFIFLTTLYTMLVLDFRLTALVLLFLPLIFLLVNLYRKKSVKIIEKTRSLLSDINSKLAENIEGIRIIQAFNQEKRLQAEFDEINQEHLVYANRSVALDALFLRPAMSLLKLLGYAVLMAYFGYRGLSIGITAGTMYAFIQYINRLFDPLIEVTQNFSTLQTSMVSAGRVFALIDETTYEPLQKDGQAKVKEGNIRFEHVCFSYDGKHPILDDISFSVKKGETIAFVGHTGSGKSSIINVLMRFYEFQSGRVLLDGVDIRNYSQEELRKNIGLVLQDPFLYHGTIKSNIAMYQDLSDEEVQAAAAFVDADSFIQDLPQGYDAPVSERGSSFSTGQRQLLAFARTVASQPKILILDEATANIDSETESLVQDSLAKMRQGRTTIAIAHRLSTIQDANCIYVLDKGRIIESGTHEELLALGGTYHKMYSLQAGAMS, encoded by the coding sequence ATGCAGAATAAGAAAGAACAATGGGCTGTATTGAAGCGCTTGATGTCCTATCTCAAGCCCTATGGCCTCCTGACCTTTTTGGCACTCAGTTTTCTCCTCGCGACGACGGTCATTAAAAGTGTCATTCCCCTTGTGGCCTCCCACTTTATCGACCAGTATCTCAGCAATCTTAACCAAATTGCTGTGGCCGTTTTGCTGGTCTACTATGGTCTTTATCTCCTACAAACTCTGGTCCAGTATGTCGGAAATCTTCTCTTTGCGCGGGTGTCTTATAGTATTGTAAGAGATATTCGTCGGGATGCCTTTGCCAATATGGAGAAACTTGGCATGTCTTATTTTGACAAGACGCCAGCAGGCTCCATCGTTTCTCGTTTGACCAATGATACCGAGACCATCAGTGATATGTTTTCAGGGATTTTATCCAGCTTTATTTCAGCAGTTTTCATCTTTCTGACAACCCTTTATACCATGTTGGTTCTGGATTTTCGTTTGACAGCTTTAGTCCTGCTCTTTCTTCCCTTGATTTTCCTTTTGGTCAATCTCTATCGGAAAAAGTCAGTCAAGATTATCGAGAAAACCAGAAGTCTCTTGTCGGATATCAATAGTAAGCTGGCAGAGAATATCGAGGGAATCAGGATTATCCAGGCCTTTAATCAAGAGAAGCGCCTGCAGGCAGAATTTGATGAAATCAACCAAGAACACTTGGTCTATGCCAACCGATCTGTAGCCTTGGATGCCCTCTTCTTGCGCCCTGCCATGAGTTTGCTGAAACTCCTAGGCTACGCCGTTTTGATGGCCTACTTTGGTTACCGTGGTCTTTCTATTGGGATAACAGCTGGAACCATGTATGCCTTTATCCAGTATATCAACCGCCTTTTTGATCCCTTGATTGAGGTGACGCAAAACTTTTCAACCCTTCAAACGTCCATGGTATCTGCAGGTCGTGTCTTTGCCTTGATTGACGAAACGACCTATGAGCCTCTTCAAAAAGATGGGCAAGCTAAAGTCAAAGAAGGCAATATCCGTTTTGAACATGTGTGTTTCTCATATGATGGCAAACATCCGATTCTGGATGACATTTCCTTTTCAGTTAAGAAGGGTGAAACCATTGCCTTTGTAGGTCATACAGGTTCGGGAAAATCATCGATTATCAATGTCCTCATGCGTTTTTATGAATTTCAGTCAGGCCGCGTTCTCTTGGATGGTGTGGATATCCGAAACTACAGTCAGGAAGAGCTGAGAAAGAACATCGGTTTGGTCTTGCAGGATCCCTTCCTCTATCACGGGACTATCAAGTCCAATATCGCCATGTATCAAGATCTTAGTGATGAAGAAGTCCAGGCTGCGGCTGCCTTTGTTGATGCAGATTCCTTTATTCAGGACCTTCCGCAGGGTTATGATGCACCTGTGTCCGAGCGTGGTTCGAGCTTTTCTACTGGTCAGCGTCAGCTTCTTGCCTTTGCTAGAACAGTTGCTAGTCAGCCTAAAATCTTGATTTTGGATGAAGCGACAGCCAATATTGACTCTGAAACAGAAAGTTTGGTTCAAGATTCCCTAGCCAAGATGAGACAGGGGCGGACAACCATTGCTATTGCTCATCGTCTTTCGACCATCCAGGACGCCAACTGTATTTATGTCTTGGATAAGGGGCGCATCATCGAGAGTGGAACCCATGAGGAACTCTTGGCCTTGGGAGGAACCTATCATAAGATGTATAGCTTGCAGGCTGGGGCCATGTCCTAA
- a CDS encoding sugar transferase gives MLKWEDLPVEMQSSEVESYYQLVSKRKGSLIFKRCLDWVLALFLLVLTSPIFLILSIWIKLDSKGPVIYKQERVTQYNRPFKIWKFRTMVTDADKKGSLVTSANDSRITKVGNFIRRVRLDELPQLVNVLKGEMSFVGTRPEVPRYTEQYSPEMMATLLLPAGITSPASINYKDEDTIISQMTEKGLSVDQAYVEHVLPEKMRYNLAYLREFSFLGDIKIMFQTVFEVLK, from the coding sequence ATGCTGAAATGGGAAGACTTGCCCGTGGAAATGCAATCAAGCGAGGTTGAGTCTTACTACCAGCTTGTCTCTAAAAGGAAGGGTTCGCTGATTTTCAAGCGTTGCCTGGATTGGGTTCTGGCCCTGTTTTTGCTAGTTTTGACTTCTCCCATCTTTCTTATCTTGAGCATTTGGATCAAGTTGGATAGCAAGGGACCTGTCATTTACAAGCAAGAGCGCGTGACCCAGTACAACCGTCCGTTCAAGATTTGGAAGTTCCGTACTATGGTGACGGATGCGGATAAAAAAGGAAGTCTGGTGACTTCTGCTAACGACAGCCGCATTACCAAAGTGGGAAATTTCATTCGACGTGTGCGTTTGGACGAACTGCCTCAGCTGGTCAATGTCCTTAAAGGCGAAATGTCCTTTGTAGGCACACGACCTGAGGTGCCACGTTACACCGAGCAGTATAGCCCTGAAATGATGGCGACCTTGCTCTTGCCAGCAGGAATCACCTCTCCAGCCAGCATCAACTACAAGGATGAGGACACCATCATCAGTCAAATGACGGAGAAAGGCTTGTCGGTTGACCAGGCCTATGTCGAACATGTCCTTCCTGAAAAGATGCGCTATAACCTCGCCTATCTCCGAGAGTTTAGTTTCCTTGGAGACATCAAAATTATGTTTCAAACCGTGTTTGAAGTGCTAAAATAA